The following is a genomic window from Amycolatopsis acidiphila.
ACGACGACTGCCCGGGGCACCCGGCCTGGCTCGAACCGACCGAATGGCTCGGCGGGGCTCGCGCCGCGCGGTTTCCCTTGCAGCTCATCGCGAACCAGCCCCACACCCGGCTGCACAGCCAGTTGGACGGGGGCGCGGTCAGCCAGGCAGGCAAGGTGGCAGGCCGGGAAGCCATCCGCCTGCACCCTGACGACGCGCGACAGCGCGGCATCACCGACGGCGAAGTCGTGCGGGTTTTCAACGACCGCGGGAGCTGTCTCGCCGGGGCGGTGGTGACCGCGGACCTGCGCCCCGGGGTGGTCCAGCTTCCGACCGGTGCCTGGTTCGACCCGGTGGGATCCCTTTGCCTGCACGGAAATCCGAATGTACTGACCGCGGATCTGCCGTCTTCCCGGCTGTCACAGGGTTGCACCGGACAGCACGTCCTGGTGGAGATCGAGCGGTACGGTGGAACGCCGCCGGCCGTCACCGTCGGCAGGCCGCCACGCATCGTCCGCCGCTGACCGCGCGACAACGCTTGCGCAACGGCCGTGCGATTCGAAGGAAAAGAAGGCATGACAGGGTTTTCCGCGAGGTCTTCGGTTATCGAATCTGCGTTCGAACACTTTTGACGGCGCCCTTCGAGGCGGTTGGTGAGTGAGTAACCAGCAGGACGTCGTGGTCAGTGGGTCGGATGTCAACGAAACGGGTTGGTCCGACCTTTTGACTACTCAGGGCGCGAGTCGGAAAAGGTTGTATCACCCAATAGAGTTATCTTGTCGCTGGATCGGGGAAAGTGAGAGTCTTTCGCCATCTGTTCAGGCATCGTCCTGGTAGCTTCAGGCGCGCCTTGAGTCCGGCGGACCTGCCGTCGGGTGACGGCCGGCCGGCCGCGAGGCGCCGAAAGTCAGCCAAATGGTGGCCCCTGGAGGATTTCTGATGGCGCGCACGACCCTGCCTCGCAGGTCGGGTGACATCGCGACGGCTATTCAGCTGACGGACCGTACGGGCATCCTGGCAGCCAGTGCGCCGCCCGCTGCCGACGAGCCGAAGCTGCCGGAACTCGAGGCCGTGAGCGTGCCATCGACGCTGGTCGCGGCGAGCGAGCCACAGCGACCGGTGAGCCGGCGGGTGCGCCGCAACCTCGTCTTCACCTGTGCCGCCGCCCTGTTCCTGGTGGTCGGCTGGATCGGTGGCGGGACGTGGGGGCAGCACGACTCGAGCCCCGCTCCCGCGTGGGCCGTTGGCGCGGTCGCCGATCAGGAACAGGGCGGCACCAAGCCTCCCGCGCCGACGACGGGCAGCATTCCCGCCCCGGTTCAGCCGGCCCCGCAGGCGGCCCCGGCCGGGAGTGACGAGAAGCAGGTGACCGCGCCCGCCAAGCGGACCACGAAGGCGACCAGCAAGCCTGCGCCGACGACGAAGGCGACCGCCTACGAGCGCGCCGACACCGCGAGCAGCGAGCCGAGTCCTACGGCCCAGAGCCCGGCCGGCTCGATGACCGAGCAGTTGCAGCAAATGCTCGACTCCTGGTCCAGGACCGGAACGACCGGATATCGGGTGCACGAGTACCCCACCTACGGTCGCTGACGCTCTCTGCGGTGCGGTGCGGTTTACTGGCGACGGAAGCCGTAGTTGCGCTCGACACGGGCGACGTGGACCTCGAAGGCCTCGTACCACTGCCGGCGGCCGGATCGGCGGGCCAGCGTGTGCTCGGCGTGCGCGCGCCAGCCGGCGATCGAGTCCTCGTCGCGCCAGTAGGAGACCGTGATGCCCAGCTCCGGGCCTTCGCGCGCGGAGTCGACGCCCAGGAAGCCCGGCTGTTCGGCGGCCAGTTCGAGCATTCGCTCGGCCGTCGCCTGGTAGTCGTTGTCGTCCTCGGTACGGTGGGACGTGAAGATCACCGCGTAATAGGGCGGCTCGGGGAAGCGGTCGTGCACAGGCTCCATGCAGGTTGTGTACAAGGTGCGTGCCGCGGATGGCAACGCGGTTTTCCCGAGCTGGTCAGCGATTGAGTGCGCCGACCGCCCAGGCCACCACGAGCAGCGCGATGATCAGCGAGATGGCGGACTGGAGCATCATCAGGAGCTTCGCCCACGGGCGCAGCGGCATCACGTCGGTCGGGCTGAAGGCCGTCGAGTTCGTGAAGGACAGATAGAGGTAGTCCGGGTACGTGGGCCGCCAGTCCTTGGCCACGAACTGGGGATCGCTCATCTGCGGGAAGAGGAAATCGGGGTACTCGGCGGAGCCGGCGGCGCGTTCACCGGGCCCACCGCGGTCGAACTCCCAGTACCAGAGGGCGAAGGCCACGATGTTGCTCCAATAGACGATCGCCGCGCTAGCGAGCACGGAGCCGGGACGATCCGCGATCGAGCCGTTGATGATGCCTTCGACCAGCTGCACCGCGGACGCCGCGTTGGCCACGCTCACCGCGGCGACCAGGCACAGCGCCGTGCCGCGTTCGAGTGGGGCGTGCCTGCTGACGCGGCCGGGGTTGATCACCAGCAGCGCGAGCACGAGCAGGGCGGTGACCGACGGCAACAGCCACCAGGGGTGTATCACCAGCTCGTTCGGCAGGAGCACTTGCAGTGCGACCGTCGCCACGATGACCGCGACCGCTGTTGTCCGGTGCTCCCCGTGGGTCGGCATGCGCCAGCTCGGAGTCCGCGTCTCGTCCGGGTCCACGAGGCAAACGGTAGTGGTCGGGCGCCCGGCACAGGCGGTGACGTGCCGTGGCTGATGGCGACGTTGTCCGGCGAGGCCGAGCAGCATCGTGGACCGGTGTAGCGGAAAGGCCCGGTCAGACGTTGGTGATCTCGTCGATGAAGGCGTCCACGTCGAAGTGCTCGCTTTCGGCGCCCAGCGGGACCACCTCGGCCGCCGCGTCGAGAAAGCGCTCCACGTCCTCCCGCTCCATCTCCACCAGTGCGTAACCGTCCGGTGACTCGATCTCGAGGATCAGCAGGTCCTCGTCGTTGGCCAGGTCCGGGCGCACCCGCACGTCGCCGAGACCGGTGGGCTCCGACAGGCCGTGCACGAGCAGATCGCGGGCGAAGGTCCACTCCACCCACCGCCCGCGCTCCGTGCGGAAGGCGATGTTCACGGCGAACGGCTCGGTGCCCACATAGGACAGTCGAGACAGGACGGGGGCGGTGGAGCTGTTCAGCGTGACGAACTGGCTCTGGTTGACGGCTTCGGTGTGCACGGCCTCTCCTCGGTGTCTTGGCTCGCTGCGCGAACCGGTCGGACAGCCAGGAGATGCCGCAGGAGGCCGATGATGATGCGTGGCGAAAGACTTTCACGCGATCCGGTGCAATCGTTCGTAACGTGTAACACGTCGGCGTTTGAGATTCAGCCGCCGTTCAGGGGTACGGTCAGCCCGACCTTGACCCGGTCCATCACCACGCTGGTGGTGAAGTGCCGCACCTCGCCGTTGTCGAAGAACATCCGCCGGGTGAAGGCCTCGAACTCCGTCATGTCCCGGCAGACGACCACCAGCACGAAGTCGGCCGAACCCGTTACGTAGTAGCACTGCTGCACAGCGCCATCGGTCAGCACCTGCTTGCGGAACGCCTCGAGCACCTCGATCCGTTCGCGCTCCATCTCGACCGACACCACGAACGTCATGTGCGCGCCGACGGCCTTCGGCTCGACGACGGCGACCTCCTTCGCGATCACCCCCGTCTCCCGCAGCCGCTTGATCCGGCGCTGGACGGCCGCGGCCGAGAGGCCCACCTGTGCGCCGATGGACTCCGCGATCGTGCGGGAATCCACTTGCAGTCTGCTGAGAATGGCTTGGTCGAGGGCGTCCAGGTCGGCGTCGGGCACCTTCGCATCGTAGCCAAGAACCGCAGTTCAGGGCCTCCGATTAGGCAAGCTCGCGGAACCGGACGTCCGGCGAGCACCCCGGCTCGGCGAAGCGCAGCAACCTCGCGCCGGCGCTCTCCAGCGCGGCCGTGTCCTTTTTGGAGATTCGCTGGTGTTGCTCGATCTCCAGGGCCGCGGCACCCCGTTTCCCGGTGATTCTCCAGGTACCGCGGACGAAGCCGTCGACGAGCACCGTTCCGGGGAACACGCCGTTGGGTACTCCGAACACCCGTTTTCGTGCCTCGGCCGTCGGGACGCGGGTGCGATCGGCGTGCGAGAGCAGCAGGTTGACGAATTCCGCGATGAACCGCGGAGGAGCGGGGATGTCCGGGCCCGGACGCGGTGCGTCGGGCAGGTCGAACAGTTCGCGGCCCTGCTCGTCCTGGAAGGTCCTCAGCTCGGAGCGTAAGCCGTCGACGACCTCACTCAGCCGGGTGAGACCGCTCCAGGCTTGGACATCGTTCACCGTGGCCGGACCGAACGCGGCCAGATAACGGCGCGTCACCTCGTCGAGCCGGGCACGGGGGTCGAGCGGGCGGCCGAGCCACTCCTCGGCCGTCGCGTACTTGGGCTGTCCGCTGCGACCCCACACCGCTCGTGGCGGAATCTGTACGAGCGGTAGCAAGCCGCGGGCGGCGTGGGCGAGCGCGGCCGGCGGCCGTTCGGGATGCCGTTGCGCGAGCAGCTTGCCGAGCTCGGCTCCCGTGCACGGACGCTCGGCGAGCACGGCGCGGGCGTCCTTCGCCAGCGACGTCAGGTCCAGCCCCGTCAGCGCCGCGGCGTAGGCCTGGTTTGTCCGCAGGTCGCGATCGAGGATCGGCTGCACGAGCGGGCGCAGGAACAGGCAGTCCTCGGACGTCACCAGGTGGACCGTGCCGCGCATCAGCACGATCCGTACCACCGAGCGATCCAGCAGCAGGCGCGAAAGGCCCTCGGGTGCGAAGCCGTGCAGCCGCGACCACAGCCCGAAGTACGGCGGGAACGGCGCCTGCGCCTGCATCCCGCACAGGTGCCGGACGGCCTCCAGCGGCGACAGCTTCACCGGGCGCAGCAGGAACTGCCGCGCGAGGAGCGCGCGGTTCAGTGCCCTGGTGCCGAAGACCTGCATGGCCGCACCCTAGGCCGCGGCACTGACAGCTTTTCCTGCTCGTAGTCCTTTCGAGCGGACTTCCCGTGACCTGGAACACAACTGACCGGTCTACCCAGTGGTAGGACCTACAAGTGAGGGCATGCAGAAGGGGCACTCCGCCGTTGTGACCGGGCTCGGCGCCTGGCTGCCCCCGCGGGTGGTGGGCAACGACGAGCTGGCGCAGCGGCTCGACACCTCCGACGAGTGGATCCGCTCGCGCACCGGCATCCGCGAGCGCCGGATCGCGGACCCGGATACGTCCACTGTGGACATGGCGGTGCACGCGGGCGGCAACGCGCTGCGCAGCGCCGGCTCGGACGTCGTCGACGCCCTCGTGCTCGCCACGTCCACCGCCGACCAGCTCTGCCCGGCCAGCGCCCCGCAGGTCGCGTCCGGGCTCGGGTTGAGCGGGATCGCGGCGCTGGACGTGAACGCGGTCTGCAGCGGGTTCGTGTACGCGCTCGCGACGGCCGGCGGGCTGATCGCCGCGGGGACGGCGGACCGCGTGCTGGTCATCGGCGCGGACGTGTTCAGCCGGCTGTGCGACCCGCAGGACCGTGGCACGCTGCCGATCTTCGGCGACGGCGCGGGCGCCGTCGTGCTGCGCCGCGGATCGGCCGACGAGCCCGGCGCGATCGGCCCGTTCGACCTGCACAGCGACGGGGAGCTCGCCGATCTGCTGATCGTGCCCGCGGGCGGGGCGAAGCAGCGCGAGTCGGCCGACCCGCACGACTACTTCCTGACCATGCAGGGGACGACGGTCTTCCGGCACGCGTGCGCGCGGATGGCCGAGTCGGCGCGCACGGTGCTGGACCGGGCCGGGCTCGAGGTCGGCGACGTGGACCGGTTCGTCGGGCACCAGGCGAACCTCCGGATCCTGCAGGCCACCGCGAAGCAGCTCGGGCTGCCCCAGGACAGGGTGGTCGCGAACATCGGCCACGCCGGCAACACGAGTGCGGCCTCGATCCCGCTCGCCCTCGCCGACGCGTGTGACGACGGGAGCCTGCAGCCGGGGCACCGGGTGCTGATGGCGGCGTTCGGCGCGGGTCTGACCTGGGGTTCGACGCTGCTCAGCTGGCCGGACGTGAAGCCGGGGTAGGTGGGCCGAGGCGCGGTCGCACGACCCGTCAGGCGGTCCAGGTTGCCGTCGGCTCGTTTCGGCCTCGCAGCCGGATCTTGCGGTACGGCGTCCAGCGCTCGCGCTCCCCGGCGGAGCTCGACGCCAGCACCGCCTCGCTCGCCAGGATGCGGCCCGGCACCTTCTTCGCGTGCTCCGTCAGCCGGGCGGCCTCGTTCACCGCGTCGCCGATCACGGTGTACTCCAGGCGGCTGCGGGTGCCCAGCTGTCCGGCGAACACCATCCCGCACGCGACCCCGATCCCCAGGTCCAACTCGCCCTCCGCCCGGACGGCGTCGCGGATCGCACGCGCCGCGGACAGGGCCGAGGTCTCCGCGTCGGCCAGCTTCGTCGGCGCCCCGAAGACGCACAACGCCGCATCGCCCTGGAACTTGTTGACCAGCCCACCTCGCGCGCCGACCGCGGTGACCACGCTCGCGAACAGCCGGTTCAGCTTCCGCACGATCTCCTCCGGCGACGTCCGGTACGCGAGCGCCGTGGAGTCGACGACGTCCACGAACAGTGCCGTCACCTCGCGGACGTCGCCCGACAGCGAGACGCCGTGCTCGATCGCGTGCCGCGCCACGTCGTCGCCGACGTGCCGGCCGAACAGGTCGCGCATGCGGTCCCGCTCCCGCAACCCGGCGACCATGCTGTTCACCGACACCTGCAGCTGACCGATCTCACTGGCGTCGTCGACCCGCACCTCGACGTCCGTGCGGCCGCGCGCGACCAGGCCGAGCGCCGCCCGCAGCCGGTTCAGCGGCGACGCGACCGCACGCGCGAGCAGCGCCGTGCCCAGCGCGCCGGACAACAGGCCGACGATCGCCAGCATGATCAGGCTGGCCTTGTCGTCGGCGTGCCCGAGATCCGGCGGCGCCGCCACGATCAGCACGCCGAGCAGCGGCACCCCGCTCGCCACGCCCCAGGTCAGCACCAACCGCGACCGCACTGTCACCGACGTGACCTGCTCCGGCGGGGTGACCTCGAGCGCGACCGTCAGGATCGGCCTGCCCACCCACTCCGCCGCGAGGTACATCAGCCCCACCGTCAGCAGGCCGCCGGCGCCGATCGTGAGCGTCACGCCGAACGCGTCGAGCCATGAGCCCAGGATCGGCGTGATCCCGCCCAGCAGCACCGTGCCGCCCAGCCACAGCGCGCCACTGACCATCGCCATGTGCACGGGCAGGCGCAGCGCGCGTTCGGCCTCCGCCGCGGTCGGGCGCCTGCCCTCGGCGAACCAGACCGCGGTGCGCCGATGCAGGAACGCTGTCCACAGTGAACCGATCAGCACCGAAAGGACCACGTACGCGGCCGCGACGAGCACGAAGGTCAGGTTGCGCGAACCCATGTCCGCGGGCAGTCCCTGCAGGACGAGCAGCAGCGCGACGGCCGCCGCGCCGCAGACGCTCGAGCCGACACCGAGCGCCACGAACCCGAGCGCGGTGCGCAGCGCGACGCGAAACTTCGTGAACCGCGTGGGCCTGCGCACCCCGTGATCGTATTCAGGACGCGCGCTTGCGCGCGGGGCGAGCCTCGCTCACCGCCTCTTCCAGCTCCGCCCTCGACATCTTCGAGCGACCCTTGACGTCCAGCTCGCGCGCCATCTTGTCCAGCTCGGCCTTGCTCAGCTCGGACAGATCCGGCGTCTTCTTCCCCGGCGTCTTCTTCGGCGGCGAGGACGGGCGCTTCTTCCCGCCACCGCCCTTGCGGCTCTCCACACTGCGCGAGAGCGCCTCGAACAGGTCGACGACCTTCGTCGGCTCCGACGGCGGCGCCTCGACCGACACCTTCCGCCCGGCCTTCTTGTCGTCGATCAGCTTGTGCACCCGTTCGGTGTAGGTGTCGTGGTAGTCCTCGGGCTGCCAGTCCTCGGTCATCGAGTCGATGAGGCTGACCGCCATGTCGAGCTCCTTGCCCCGGGCCTCGGTCTTCGACGGCAGCTTGTGCAGCTCCTTCATCGGGTCCCGCAGGTCCTCGGCGAACAGCAGGGTGTCCAGGATCAGCACGTTGTCCCCGGCGCGGATGGCGGCGATCTGCTCCTTGCCGCGCATCACGAACCGGGCGACGCCCGCCTTGTTCGTGCGGTCCATCGCCTGCAGCAGCAAGCCGTACGCGCGGCCGAACTCCTCCTTCGACGGCGCCAGCCAGTAGCTCTTCTGGAAGAAGATCGGGTCGATGTCGTCGAGGTCCACGAAGGCCTCGATGTCGATGGAGCGCGAGCGGCCCGGCGCGATCTCGTCCAGCTCGTCCTGCTCGACCAGTACGTACTCGCCGTCGCCGAGGTCGTAGCCCTTGACGATGTCGTTGTAGTCCACTTCCTTGCCGGTGCGCTCGTTCACCCGCCGGTAGCGGATGCGGTCGGAGGTGTCGCGTTCGAACTGCCGGAAGTGCACGGTGTGGTCCTCGGTCGCGCTGTAGAGCTCGACCGGCACCGTGACCAGGCCGAAGTTGATCGCACCACTCCAGATCGCCCGTGCCATGGCTCACCCCTCCCGGATGACCTCGATCGGCGGCTTGTCGTCGCGCAGCCCGGTGAACCGCGGATGCCGGAGCTTGCCGTCGTTCGTCCACTCGGAGAAGCGGACCTGCACCACCAGCTTCGGCTCGACCCAGCGCGGCCCGCGTTCGGGCACGACCTCGCCGAACGGCGAACGGTCGCACCGCAGCTCGCCCAGCGTGCCGGCCAGCTCGCGCAGCGTCGCCTCGTTGTAGCCGGTGCCGACCTTGCCGGCGTAGCGCAGTTTGCCCCGGTCGTAGTAGCCGACTAGGAGGGCACCGAAGCCGCTGCGGGAGCCGCCGGGCTTGGTGTAACCGCCGACGACGAACTCCTGGTCCTTGACGCACTTGAACTTCAGCCAGTCCGAGGTGCGGCCCGGCCGGTACGGCGCGTCGGCCCGCTTCGCGATCAGGCCCTCCCAGCCGTGCGCGCACGCGTACTCGAAGTACGTCTCGCCGTCGAAGTTGCGGTGGTTCGAGTAGCGCAACGGGTCGACCCAGTCGAAAGCGTTGCGCAGCAAGTGTTTCCGCTGCCGTAACGGCAACCGGCCGGTGTCGGCGTGGTCGAACTGGATGAGGTCGAACAGGTAGTAGTACACCTGCACGCCGGTCGCCTCGATGCGGTCGCGGTCGGTCAGGTGGATGCGCGGCTGCAGCTTGGCGAAGCTGGTCTGCGGTCCGTCGAACGCCACGATCTCGCCGTCGGCGACGAAGTGCGACGGGCCGTGCGTGGCCAGCGCCTCGACGATCTCGGGATAGGAGTCGTTGACGACATGGTGGTTGCGGGACCAGAGCGTCGGCGTGCCGCCCGCGCGCGAACAGATCGCCCGGACACCGTCGAGCTTGCGCTCGAACAGCCAGTTGTCACTCGAGAAGCGCCGTTGAGTCAGCGTCGCGAGGGTGGGCTCGCGCCAGCCGGGCTCAGTTTGCATGATCAACGGGTACCCCCGATGCCGCAGCTGGAAACCGGGGTCCGATCAGGGTGAGACTACGTCCTCGTCCTGTTCGGTCAGCCCTTCGCGCAGCCTTTCCAGGGTCCTGGCGAGCAACCGCGAGACGTGCATCTGGGACACCCCGATGCGTTCCGCTATCTGCGTCTGGGTCATGTTGTGCACGAACCGCAGCCCGAGGATCTTGCGTTCCCGCTCCGGCAGCTCCTGGATCAGCGGCAGCAGCGCCTCGTGGTTCTCGACGCCTTCGAGCGCCGCGTCCTCCTCGCCGAGCGTGTCGCCCAGCGCCAGGTTCTCGGTGTCACCGGAGAGGACCTCGTCCAGCGACATCGAGTGGTAGGCGTTGCCGGCCTCCAGGCCTTCGAACACCTCGTCCTGGCTGATGCTCAGGTGCGCCGCGATCTCGCTCGGCGTCGGCGCGCGGCCCAGCCGCTGCGCGAGCTCGGTGTTCGCGGCCGAGATCGACAGGTGCAGCTCCTTGAGCCGCCGCGGCACGCGCACCAGCCAGCCGGTGTCGCGGAAGTGCCGCCGGACCTCGCCCATCACGGTGGGCACGGCGAAGGACAGGAAGTCCGAGCCGCGGCTCGCGTCGAACCTGTCGACGGCGTTGATCAACCCGACCGTGGCCACCTGGACCAGGTCTTCCTTCGCGACGCCTCGACCGGAGAAGCGTTGTGCGATGTGTTCTGCCAGTGGGAGATGACCGGTCACCAGTTCGTCCCGCAGCGCCGTCCGGCGAGGATCGTTCTCGTCGAGGGCCTTCAGCTCGTCGAACAGCGGAGCGAGGTGCTCGTATTCGTTGGACGAAGTGGGTTTTGCTGGCTCGGCTCGCGAGCCGGTCACGCGCCCGCCCCTGGCGCGTCGACCACGACCCGTCGCTTGGCGAGTTCGATGTCCACCTGGTGGCCGAGTTGCCCGTTCGAGGTGACCCGGCTGTCCACCGAGTCGGTCAGTGTCGTCAGCACCCGCCAGCCGAAGGACTTCGTGCTGGGAGAACTGTCGCTCTCGGAATGCACTGTTCCGGTGAACCGGAGCTCGTCGTCGGACACCGTGAACCGGCACCGCATGGTGCTGCCCGGCACCGCCCTGGTGATCAGCGTCGAGCACGCTTCGTCGACGGCCAGCCGGAGGTCGGCGATGGCGTCGAGGTCGAAGTCGGCGCGGGTGGCGATGGTCGCCACGACGGAACGCACGATCGGCAGGTGCACGAGATCGGCCCCGAGCCAGAGCTCGATGTCGTTGTGCGCGTGCAGGGGCGGTGGTTCCCAGTCTGCCACTTTCACCTCGCCGTAGTTCGGATGCTGCTGCGCACCATGATGCCTCGAACGGGGGACTCTCGCCTGCCGGTACCGTCACCCGTGCCGGAGGATCGCGCCGAAGCCTTCGGTAAGTGCGCTGTCAACGTAGACGAGGTCCGCGTCGACCGCGATGGCGGCCACCGGGACGGCCTCGTCGGCCCGCCGCTCGTGAGCCTGCGCGGCGCCGAGCGTCCGTAGCTCGGGCTCGGTGACGGCGATCTGCGTGGGGGACTCGCCGGTGAAGACGGTGCCGTCGCCCGGATCCGCGATCAGCAGGGTCTCGACGTTGCTTTCGACCAGGGCGCTCGTGACCGCCTCCAGACCGTCGACGGCCAGCCCGCTCTCGCTGTGGAGCGCGTTGTCGAACCGCTCCAGCACCTCGTCCAGCCTGCGCTGCTTCTCGGTCAGGACGACTTCGCCGGCGACGTCCTCGTGGGTCACTTCCCGGGCGATGTCCTGCAACCGCTTCGGCAGCGCCTCGCGTACGGCGCGCCGCCCCTGGATCTCCCCGGCCACGACGACCAGCTCGGCGCCGACGCGGTCGGCGAGCTTCGTCACGTCGTCGGCGATCTCCGCGACGTTCCGGCGGATGGTCTCCTCGGTGCGCCGGCGCATGTCGTACTGCGCCATGCCGCCTCCGCGCACCTGGTGCACGGGATGGTCGCGCCCGGACACCTCGTCGGTGTCGAGCTTGCGGCCGTGCTCGTCGTAGGCCGTGACGGTGGCGTCGACCTGGTTCACGGAGGCCACGACGTACCTGACGCCCGGCTTCGCGTACCGGGTCAGGGGCACCACGTAGGGCAGGTCGGACACCCGGGTGACGGGTGCGGCGGGCGGCTCGTCCAGGCGTTCGTCCACCACGACGGAGTCGCCGGCCGCGACCAGGGCGCGACCGCTGCGGCCGACCGCTCTGGAGCCGTTTCGCACCGC
Proteins encoded in this region:
- a CDS encoding antibiotic biosynthesis monooxygenase family protein, whose amino-acid sequence is MEPVHDRFPEPPYYAVIFTSHRTEDDNDYQATAERMLELAAEQPGFLGVDSAREGPELGITVSYWRDEDSIAGWRAHAEHTLARRSGRRQWYEAFEVHVARVERNYGFRRQ
- a CDS encoding SsgA family sporulation/cell division regulator; this encodes MHTEAVNQSQFVTLNSSTAPVLSRLSYVGTEPFAVNIAFRTERGRWVEWTFARDLLVHGLSEPTGLGDVRVRPDLANDEDLLILEIESPDGYALVEMEREDVERFLDAAAEVVPLGAESEHFDVDAFIDEITNV
- a CDS encoding Lrp/AsnC family transcriptional regulator; its protein translation is MPDADLDALDQAILSRLQVDSRTIAESIGAQVGLSAAAVQRRIKRLRETGVIAKEVAVVEPKAVGAHMTFVVSVEMERERIEVLEAFRKQVLTDGAVQQCYYVTGSADFVLVVVCRDMTEFEAFTRRMFFDNGEVRHFTTSVVMDRVKVGLTVPLNGG
- a CDS encoding winged helix DNA-binding domain-containing protein gives rise to the protein MQVFGTRALNRALLARQFLLRPVKLSPLEAVRHLCGMQAQAPFPPYFGLWSRLHGFAPEGLSRLLLDRSVVRIVLMRGTVHLVTSEDCLFLRPLVQPILDRDLRTNQAYAAALTGLDLTSLAKDARAVLAERPCTGAELGKLLAQRHPERPPAALAHAARGLLPLVQIPPRAVWGRSGQPKYATAEEWLGRPLDPRARLDEVTRRYLAAFGPATVNDVQAWSGLTRLSEVVDGLRSELRTFQDEQGRELFDLPDAPRPGPDIPAPPRFIAEFVNLLLSHADRTRVPTAEARKRVFGVPNGVFPGTVLVDGFVRGTWRITGKRGAAALEIEQHQRISKKDTAALESAGARLLRFAEPGCSPDVRFRELA
- a CDS encoding beta-ketoacyl-ACP synthase III, producing MQKGHSAVVTGLGAWLPPRVVGNDELAQRLDTSDEWIRSRTGIRERRIADPDTSTVDMAVHAGGNALRSAGSDVVDALVLATSTADQLCPASAPQVASGLGLSGIAALDVNAVCSGFVYALATAGGLIAAGTADRVLVIGADVFSRLCDPQDRGTLPIFGDGAGAVVLRRGSADEPGAIGPFDLHSDGELADLLIVPAGGAKQRESADPHDYFLTMQGTTVFRHACARMAESARTVLDRAGLEVGDVDRFVGHQANLRILQATAKQLGLPQDRVVANIGHAGNTSAASIPLALADACDDGSLQPGHRVLMAAFGAGLTWGSTLLSWPDVKPG
- a CDS encoding adenylate/guanylate cyclase domain-containing protein; amino-acid sequence: MRRPTRFTKFRVALRTALGFVALGVGSSVCGAAAVALLLVLQGLPADMGSRNLTFVLVAAAYVVLSVLIGSLWTAFLHRRTAVWFAEGRRPTAAEAERALRLPVHMAMVSGALWLGGTVLLGGITPILGSWLDAFGVTLTIGAGGLLTVGLMYLAAEWVGRPILTVALEVTPPEQVTSVTVRSRLVLTWGVASGVPLLGVLIVAAPPDLGHADDKASLIMLAIVGLLSGALGTALLARAVASPLNRLRAALGLVARGRTDVEVRVDDASEIGQLQVSVNSMVAGLRERDRMRDLFGRHVGDDVARHAIEHGVSLSGDVREVTALFVDVVDSTALAYRTSPEEIVRKLNRLFASVVTAVGARGGLVNKFQGDAALCVFGAPTKLADAETSALSAARAIRDAVRAEGELDLGIGVACGMVFAGQLGTRSRLEYTVIGDAVNEAARLTEHAKKVPGRILASEAVLASSSAGERERWTPYRKIRLRGRNEPTATWTA
- the ku gene encoding non-homologous end joining protein Ku, which gives rise to MARAIWSGAINFGLVTVPVELYSATEDHTVHFRQFERDTSDRIRYRRVNERTGKEVDYNDIVKGYDLGDGEYVLVEQDELDEIAPGRSRSIDIEAFVDLDDIDPIFFQKSYWLAPSKEEFGRAYGLLLQAMDRTNKAGVARFVMRGKEQIAAIRAGDNVLILDTLLFAEDLRDPMKELHKLPSKTEARGKELDMAVSLIDSMTEDWQPEDYHDTYTERVHKLIDDKKAGRKVSVEAPPSEPTKVVDLFEALSRSVESRKGGGGKKRPSSPPKKTPGKKTPDLSELSKAELDKMARELDVKGRSKMSRAELEEAVSEARPARKRAS
- the ligD gene encoding non-homologous end-joining DNA ligase codes for the protein MQTEPGWREPTLATLTQRRFSSDNWLFERKLDGVRAICSRAGGTPTLWSRNHHVVNDSYPEIVEALATHGPSHFVADGEIVAFDGPQTSFAKLQPRIHLTDRDRIEATGVQVYYYLFDLIQFDHADTGRLPLRQRKHLLRNAFDWVDPLRYSNHRNFDGETYFEYACAHGWEGLIAKRADAPYRPGRTSDWLKFKCVKDQEFVVGGYTKPGGSRSGFGALLVGYYDRGKLRYAGKVGTGYNEATLRELAGTLGELRCDRSPFGEVVPERGPRWVEPKLVVQVRFSEWTNDGKLRHPRFTGLRDDKPPIEVIREG
- a CDS encoding SigB/SigF/SigG family RNA polymerase sigma factor translates to MTGSRAEPAKPTSSNEYEHLAPLFDELKALDENDPRRTALRDELVTGHLPLAEHIAQRFSGRGVAKEDLVQVATVGLINAVDRFDASRGSDFLSFAVPTVMGEVRRHFRDTGWLVRVPRRLKELHLSISAANTELAQRLGRAPTPSEIAAHLSISQDEVFEGLEAGNAYHSMSLDEVLSGDTENLALGDTLGEEDAALEGVENHEALLPLIQELPERERKILGLRFVHNMTQTQIAERIGVSQMHVSRLLARTLERLREGLTEQDEDVVSP
- a CDS encoding ATP-binding protein, with amino-acid sequence MADWEPPPLHAHNDIELWLGADLVHLPIVRSVVATIATRADFDLDAIADLRLAVDEACSTLITRAVPGSTMRCRFTVSDDELRFTGTVHSESDSSPSTKSFGWRVLTTLTDSVDSRVTSNGQLGHQVDIELAKRRVVVDAPGAGA
- a CDS encoding Rv2629 family ribosome hibernation factor, giving the protein MQTTTLRQLVTTPGPFTSVYFEDSHDTEDAEKQLELRWRELHDQLSAQHAPGETLNALESAVRNGSRAVGRSGRALVAAGDSVVVDERLDEPPAAPVTRVSDLPYVVPLTRYAKPGVRYVVASVNQVDATVTAYDEHGRKLDTDEVSGRDHPVHQVRGGGMAQYDMRRRTEETIRRNVAEIADDVTKLADRVGAELVVVAGEIQGRRAVREALPKRLQDIAREVTHEDVAGEVVLTEKQRRLDEVLERFDNALHSESGLAVDGLEAVTSALVESNVETLLIADPGDGTVFTGESPTQIAVTEPELRTLGAAQAHERRADEAVPVAAIAVDADLVYVDSALTEGFGAILRHG